From the genome of Borreliella afzelii:
TATTTTGCTATTCTTTTCTTGCAATTTAAGTAAATCCAAACAAAATAATCAAATAAGCGCATTAGATACAGAAAAAATAAAAGAATATCAAAAAAATGAGTCTCAAACAAATATTCAATTCTCAAACGAAATTAAAGCATTCAAAATTATAAGTGAGACTACTATTACTACTCAAGACTTAACGGTCACTTCCAATATAGATGATCCACCCCATATCACAACTATCTTAAAAATAGAAAAACAAAATGATGGAAACATTATTATTAATGAAGCAACTAGAAAATTATTAGAAATTCAAAACGACAAAATTTATAAATTTAAAGAAGCGATTCAATACGGAATAAACTTTAGAGTAAAAGATATCAGAGAAAACCAAAATGCTAGTGGTTCTACTCATTACATTGCTGTAAATGGTTATAGAGAATATGTACATTTTAGCCTACCAACAATTACTAAATCGTCCAATAATGGTAAAAAAATTGATAGTTATTTTAGCGAAACATACATAATGAAAATAGATGATTTATTAAAAATAATTGATAGCCTATAAAAACTAAAATTAAAAATTAGAAATATAACAAGAATTATTATAAATAGAATAATAATAATTCTTGTTAAGAATGTCATAGTTTCTAAAAAATTGTCTCCTAATTTGCAATTATTTTTTTGATTATTTACATTTTTTCTTTTATTCAGTACTATTATCTTATTATTAATTATAAATTCCATAGACAAAGTAGCTAACAACTTATTTTAGCGAGTTGCTTTTTTTTATATATAAATTTAATAAACTTGGGTATAAAATCCATAGTTACAGTACCAGTAGGTCCATTTCTATTTTTAGCAACTAACACTTTTACTTCAACTAAATTATCAATTAAAGTACTGGTATTTTCTTTACATTTTTCATTGTCTTGATGTAAAAAAATCACAATGTCAGCATCCTGTTCTAATACACCCGACTCCCTTAAAGTTGCCAAACTAGGCTCTCTACCCTCTGTTATGGGTAAAAAATTCCTTGTGATTTCTATTTGAGATAGCTGCCAATTATCGACATAACAATATTTGCCATACTAGATATAGCAATAGGAACTACTAATACTGTAATAAGAATTATTATCCTGTTACTTACCTTGAGTTTTTCCAATAATAATTTGCTATTAATTTGAATATCTTTTTTTAGATCTTGTGCCAAATTATACATATCTCGTTTTAAATTCTTTTCTACGCTATTAATCTTAGTATTTAGATTTTCTATCTTAATATTTAAACCATCTATTTTAGCATTAAATTCGTTTTTTATACCATCTATCTTGGTATTTAAATTCTTTTCTACACTATCAATCTTAGAAACAAGATTATCAATCTTTATTCCAAATTGTTTTTCTAAATTTTCTAAATCTCTATATGTAAGCTCATTGTGATAATATCTTTTTGACAAATCTTGTGCTATTAGTTACTCCATTCCCAGCCGCAAGAATTCTTTATAGATTTATTCTTCAGTAACATTTGTTATTGTCAACACTGATTTCATAATTTATTTACCTGCTAAGCACATTGTAACATAAATTAAGGCCAAATTAACAGCACATTTTCAAAATTGACGAAGGCAAGAGACTCAAACTCAAAATTTTTAGAAATTTTACAAAAAAGTAAATAATGTTCAAATACTTTTTTGCATTACTTTCTATCTCTAAACCTACCAAACTTAGGTGTAAAGTCTATAGTTGCAATACTAATAGCGCCCCACATTTATTTTTAGCAACGATAACTTTTATTTTAGCTAAATCTCCCCCTTTATTCCACTATTTTCTTGATGTAAAAAAATTACAATATTAGCATCCTGCTCTAATGAACCCAATTCTCCTAAAGTCGATAAACCAGAATCCCTACCCTCATAGTTTCTGGCAACTTGCGACAGAACTATTATTGAAATTTCAAACTCAAAAAAGCAAGTGCACGTATATTGCGGCTCAAAAATGCAACTTGCTCATAACAAGGAGTATTATTATGCAATGTAGTAATTAAGCTAATATAGCCAATGACAATAATATCAATATTACAATTTCTTTTCATTTGCCTAGCTTCGTCCTTTAACAAAGAATAACAAAGAATGCTCCACCTATAATTTTTATGAAATTATAGGTGGAGCATTCTTTGTTAAAATCTCCTTTTTTTATTTATAAATTCTTTCAATAATAAAGTACAATCTTATAGAATCTTGTTTACAAAAATCATATAATTCTTTATATTTTACTAAAATTCCAATAGGAATACTTTCGTTGATATCTTTAGGTGCACTATAAATATCTTCGTTTAAGAATTTTTACCTTCTATATCTTTTAATATCCTCTTAAAATCCACTTTCTTTATTTTTATCAATGGATACTTTACTATCTAAAACCTTTTCATAAATTTTTAAATATGTATAAGCTTTGCTTTTTGCAACTTCAAAAAATTCTATAA
Proteins encoded in this window:
- a CDS encoding DnaB-like helicase C-terminal domain-containing protein; translated protein: MEITRNFLPITEGREPSLATLRESGVLEQDADIVIFLHQDNEKCKENTSTLIDNLVEVKVLVAKNRNGPTGTVTMDFIPKFIKFIYKKKQLAKISC
- a CDS encoding plasmid partition family protein; its protein translation is MYSAPKDINESIPIGILVKYKELYDFCKQDSIRLYFIIERIYK
- the bdr gene encoding Bdr family repetitive protein translates to MSKRYYHNELTYRDLENLEKQFGIKIDNLVSKIDSVEKNLNTKIDGIKNEFNAKIDGLNIKIENLNTKINSVEKNLKRDMYNLAQDLKKDIQINSKLLLEKLKVSNRIIILITVLVVPIAISSMANIVMSIIGSYLK
- a CDS encoding DnaB-like helicase C-terminal domain-containing protein, with the protein product MFEPQYTCTCFFEFEISIIVLSQVARNYEGRDSGLSTLGELGSLEQDANIVIFLHQENSGIKGEI